A DNA window from Scomber japonicus isolate fScoJap1 chromosome 14, fScoJap1.pri, whole genome shotgun sequence contains the following coding sequences:
- the fbxo5 gene encoding F-box only protein 5, with product MKCPQYKATRANNVEKVSAAESKVYHHLKASPVKELIPIKPQCPPAGVTTVLFPLNNTDTTGAVHNKENSTTDNREHDRTLEEGFEDSGYLSLHNSQTEDHHVDEEDDHIQTRSTECLPPFSAAARQEKAVTPKQSPTKCKGRTSFSRSMSLAASTPVDCHKRRTVTCSLSSTPSAHHDDPNLPLLKFQRAVCEELAKSYRKNKRYDWSIVTKVAEDHHLDLVIGRQMGWEFVDMFSSLLSRNMRTILTDILALLGDMDLISCKKVSKTWRKIICEDTAALNRCQRAEQALRESSNSLKHRACGLTRDAALSRVALSCMQPLSSSSSTSSSSSSSSTPGCRVNRRAGLSHKGSTPTSQCTRFKDYVQAASSLKQHESLRPCKRCGSPAKHSTESQRATCTRFSCLFDFCTCCQEAFHGSTPCRVVQPRTHFPSSESTQIIPGSARSKRNIRRL from the exons ATGAAGTGCCCTCAATACAAAGCTACCAGGGCCAACAATGTGGAGAAAGTCTCTGCTGCAGAGTCCAAGGTGTATCACCACCTCAAAGCTTCTCCAGTGAAGGAGCTAATCCCCATCAAACCACAGTGTCCTCCAGCAGGAGTGACCACCGTGTTGTTCCCTCTCAACAACACTGACACCACCGGAGCAGTccacaacaaagaaaacagcaCAACAGACAACAGGGAGCATGACAGGACTCTGGAGGAAGGGTTTGAGGACAGTGGTTATCTGTCTCTGCACAACAGTCAGACTGAGGATCATCATGTGGATGAAGAAGACGACCACATCCAGACAAGATCCACAGAATGCCTTCCGcctttttctgctgctgcacGACAAGAAAAGGCAGTAACACCAAAACAGTCGCCTACTAAATGTAAAGGGAGGACGAGCTTCAGCCGGTCTATGTCTCTGGCAGCATCCACTCCTGTGGATTGTCATAAAAGGAGAACAGTAACGTGTTCACTGTCATCCACTCCTTCTGCCCACCATGATGACCCCAATCTACCTTTACTGAAGTTCCAGCGGGCTGTTTGTGAAGAGCTTGCCAAAAGCTATCGGAAGAATAAGAG ATACGACTGGAGCATCGTTACAAAGGTGGCCGAAGATCATCATTTGGATCTGGTGATCGGGCGCCAGATGGGTTGGGAGTTTGTCGAcatgttttcatctcttctGTCCAGGAACATGAGAACCATCCTGACCGACATCCTGGCCCTACTGGGAGACATGGACCTCATTAG CTGTAAGAAAGTGAGCAAAACATGGAGGAAGATCATCTGCGAGGATACTGCAGCTCTGAACAGGTGTCAGCGAGCTGAGCAGGCTCTCAGG gagTCAAGCAACTCTCTGAAACACAGAGCTTGTGGTCTGACAAGGGACGCAGCTTTGTCCAGAGTGGCGCTGTCCTGTATGCAGCCCCTTTCCTCCTCAAGTAGtacatcttcatcctcatcctcttcctccacaccTGGCTGCAGGGTTAACAGACGGGCCGGTCTCTCTCACAAAGGCAGCACGCCCACCTCCCAGTGTACACGCTTCAAAGATTATGTGcag GCCGCCAGCAGTTTGAAGCAGCACGAATCTCTGCGTCCCTGCAAGCGGTGCGGTTCCCCGGCAAAACACTCCACAGAGTCTCAGAGGGCCACGTGTACACGCTTCAGCTGTCTGTTCGACTTCTGCACCTGTTGCCAGGAAGCTTTCCACGGCTCCACCCCCTGCCGAGTGGTGCAGCCCCGAACCCACTTTCCCAGCTCAGAGTCCACCCAAATCATTCCAGGGAGCGCCCGCAGCAAGAGGAACATCAGGCGCCTGTGA
- the mtrf1l gene encoding peptide chain release factor 1-like, mitochondrial, producing MAYRRAINLLPRGKECVFSMLMPPRSPNFIIGPVRVHKLLNSRCWGTTRTLHTGSRLMVAKLLSLDELFVKRSLQDYLKKMETEYSECLNIVNSTGTEEEQGCSEEEMRAKRTKVSQLAPLIQSIKELDTKQKEIAETETLLKDEDPGLRELAELEREGCVQDIQDLRQKILELLIPEEDEADLSDVVLEVTAGVGGQEAMLFTAELFDMYHGFAQHHGWSFDILEHMTSELGGLRHASASISGPQSYKTMKFEGGVHRVQRVPKTEKQGRMHTSTMTVAVLPQPTEISFTINPKDLRIDTMRASGAGGQHVNTTDSAVRIVHLPTGTVAECQQERSQMKNKDKAMKALRAKLYSKKLEEETSKRYNQRKVQIGNKGRSEKIRTYNFAQDRITDHRIGMTVHDVKSFLLGEDLLDEMNSSLQEFSDQEALLELLGENEEGS from the exons ATGGCTTACAGAAGAGCCATAAACCTCCTTCCTAGAGGAAAGGAGTGTGTCTTTAGTATGTTGATGCCTCCACGTTCACCAAATTTCATCATTGGGCCTGTTAGGGTTCATAAACTCTTAAATAGCCGCTGTTGGGGAACAACGAGGACTCTTCACACTGGTTCACGACTGATGGTGGCCAAGTTACTGTCGCTGGATGAACTGTTTGTCAAGAGGTCCCTGCAAGACTACCTGAAGAAGATGGAGACAGAGTATAGTGAATGTTTGAACATTGTCAACAGCACCGGGacggaggaggagcaggggtgcagtgaggaggagatgagggcCAAGAGGACCAAAGTGTCTCAGCTGGCTCCACTCATCCAGAGCATCAAGGAGTTGGACaccaaacagaaagaaatagcTGAGACTGAGACGCTCCTGAAAG ATGAAGATCCAGGTCTGCGAGAATTGGCTGAGCTGGAGAGGGAAGGCTGTGTGCAAGATATCCAGGACCTGAGacagaaa ATCCTGGAGCTGTTGATCCCTGAGGAGGACGAGGCAGATCTGAGTGACGTCGTGCTGGAGGTCACAGCCGGTGTTGGGGGTCAGGAGGCCATGCTGTTCACTGCTGAG TTGTTTGACATGTATCATGGCTTCGCTCAGCACCACGGCTGGTCCTTTGACATCTTGGAGCACATGACCAGCGAGTTAG GTGGTCTGCGTCACGCCTCGGCCAGCATCAGCGGCCCTCAGAGTTACAAGACGATGAAGTTTGAGGGCGGAGTGCATCGTGTCCAGAGGGTCCCCAAGACTGAAAAACAGGGCCGCATGCACACCAGCACCATGACTGTGGCTGTACTGCCCCAACCAACAGAG ATCTCCTTCACAATAAACCCAAAGGACCTGAGGATCGACACCATGAGGGCGAGCGGAGCTGGAGGTCAACACGTCAACACCACAGACAGCGCAGTCAGAATAGTCCATCTGCCTACAG gcaCCGTtgcagagtgccagcaggaacGTTCCCAGATGAAGAACAAGGACAAAGCCATGAAAGCTCTAAGAGCCAAACTGTACAGCAAaaagctggaggaggagaccaGCAAACGCTACAACCAGCGTAAAGTACAG aTCGGTAACAAAGGCAGATCGGAGAAGATCCGAACCTACAACTTTGCCCAGGACCGGATAACAGACCACCGCATCGGCATGACGGTGCACGATGTTAAGAGCTTCCTGCTGGGAGAGGATCTGCTGGATGAGATGAACTCCTCGCTGCAGGAATTCTCTGACCAGGAAGCGCTTTTGGAACTGCTGGGAGAAAATGAGGAGGGCTCATGA